From a region of the Synchiropus splendidus isolate RoL2022-P1 chromosome 12, RoL_Sspl_1.0, whole genome shotgun sequence genome:
- the acot20 gene encoding acyl-coenzyme A thioesterase 1, which produces MSSQIRLRILPSIRCLFDKRVQVKVEGLSPHRNIELRSKLVDDRGVVFKALAKYRADPSGQVDVSRSASLGGSYTGVEPMGWLWSMAPETPHSKLLKKNVLTPTLVELEALSAETGEVLVRETHERGYMMEGMMRVPLKEGRIRGVLFIPPGKGPFPGIVDLYTLGGGLCEPRASMLANKGFVVLALAFYGYQDLPKEIKHLDLEYFEEAVTYLRSHPEVRGPGVGIVSLSQSGTLAMAMSSFLPDISATVCINSCNANTVFPLHYKDLVIPPLMPILSNVAITDSGLLDIRDCTPDPSLEENHASVIPIQRATGHFLFAFSEADRNWNSAFFGRQAAAHLKSHGKDNFKVVSYAKAGHFLEYPHLPYCPTTMHAAVGSVVRFGGEPKAHADAQLDLWEQMEHFFKKHLSPKSNL; this is translated from the exons ATGTCCTCCCAGATCCGCCTGAGGATTCTGCCCAGCATCCGCTGCCTCTTTGACAAGCGAGTCCAGGTGAAAGTTGAAGGACTTTCTCCTCACAGAAACATAGAGTTAAGGTCCAAGCTGGTGGACGACAGAGGGGTGGTCTTCAAGGCCTTGGCTAAGTACAGAGCTGACCCCAGCGGTCAGGTGGATGTGAGTCGCTCGGCCTCTCTGGGTGGAAGCTACACTGGCGTGGAGCCCATGGGATGGCTGTGGTCCATGGCTCCCGAGACCCCACACAGCAAACTTCTGAAGAAGAACGTGCTCACTCCGACACTGGTGGAGTTGGAAGCTCTGAGCGCTGAGACGGGGGAGGTGCTGGTGCGTGAGACCCACGAGAGAGGGTACATGATGGAGGGGATGATGAGGGTCCCGCTGAAGGAAGGGAGAATCCGAGGAGTCCTCTTCATCCCGCCGG gAAAAGGCCCGTTTCCTGGGATAGTGGACCTGTACACGCTGGGTGGTGGGCTGTGTGAGCCCAGAGCCAGCATGTTGGCCAACAAAGGCTTCGTAGTTCTGGCCTTGGCGTTTTACGGCTACCAGGATTTACCCAAGGAGATCAAGCATCTGGATCTGGAATATTTTGAAGAAGCTGTAACGTACCTGAGGTCACATCCAGAG GTGAGAGGACCGGGTGTCGGCATCGTCTCCCTCTCTCAGAGCGGCACTCTGGCCATGGCCATGTCGTCCTTTCTGCCCGACATCTCGGCCACAGTTTGCATCAACAGCTGCAACGCCAACACTGTGTTCCCGCTGCACTACAAAGACCTGGTCATCCCTCCCCTCATGCCCATCCTGTCCAACGTTGCCATCACAGACAGCGGCCTGCTGGACATACGCGACTGCACGCCGGACCCTTCTCTGGAGGAAAACCACGCCTCTGTGATCCCGATCCAGCGAGCCACCGGCCACTTCCTGTTCGCTTTCTCCGAAGCCGACCGCAACTGGAACAGCGCCTTCTTCGGGCGGCAGGCTGCAGCACACCTGAAGAGCCACGGGAAAGACAACTTCAAGGTCGTTTCTTACGCTAAGGCCGGGCACTTTCTAGAGTACCCTCACCTGCCGTACTGCCCGACCACCATGCACGCAGCGGTGGGGAGTGTGGTGCGGTTCGGGGGGGAGCCGAAAGCCCATGCAGATGCTCAGCTAGACCTTTGGGAGCAGATGGAACACTTTTTTAAGAAGCATTTGAGCCCCAAGAGCAATTTATAA
- the gpr176 gene encoding G-protein coupled receptor 176 isoform X1: MVGDAAANSTTWLHLLNSSSEPSLAGQAERPYRDYTTAAQVLVLVGSLIGNITVLWCTCCTSVFKSVTNRFLKNLACSGIGAGLVCVPFDVMLSVSPRCCWWLHALLLCKLLKFLHKLFCSVTVLSYSAIALDRYYSVLYPLERKISDARSRDLVIYIWVHALLVSLPVFAVTNVTDVYATSSCSQDHARSLGHMVYVLIYNITTVILPLGLVFLFMLLIRRALSASQKKKVIIAALRTPQNSVSIPYVSQREAELHATLLAVVLAFTVCSAPYGVLVVYRTLLADGVDLPGSLYRTALWLPKVSLVTNPVLFLTVNRSARHSWMDLLVRIHRRYSRRNMVSTGGLASLGPDAVIGEPVGLETAGRSGSQLLEMFNIGQQQIFKPSEEDEEDEEIPSKGSHKCRPRIGSNKGDEIPDKDFVPGSGGASMAAPRTPPVHTCTYTSCSQVAPATPTETEDTTQFGFGPFELPPQWLPETRNSKKRLLPPLGNTPEELIQTKLPRPRPERRISRNNKVSTIPAVDP, from the exons ATGGTCGGGGACGCAGCCGCCAACAGCACCACCTGGCTCCACCTGCTCAACTCCTCCAGTGAGCCGAGCCTCGCCGGGCAGGCGGAGCGGCCGTACCGGGACTACACCACCGCCGCGCAGGTCCTGGTCCTCGTCGGGTCCCTGATCG GAAACATCACGGTGCTGTGGTGCACCTGCTGCACCAGCGTCTTCAAGTCTGTCACCAACCGCTTCCTGAAGAACCTGGCGTGCTCGGGCATCGGCGCCGGCCTGGTGTGCGTCCCCTTCGACGTGATGCTGAGCGTCAGCCCgcgctgctgctggtggctcCACGCGCTGCTGCTCTGCAAGCTCCTCAAGTTCCTCCACAAGCTCTTCTGCTCCGTCACCGTGCTGAGCTACAGCGCCATCGCGCTGGACAG GTACTACTCGGTGCTGTACCCTCTGGAGAGGAAGATCTCAGACGCCCGGTCCAGGGACCTGGTCATCTACATCTGGGTGCACGCGCTGCTGGTGAGCCTTCCCGTCTTCGCGGTCACCAACGTCACGGACGTCTACGCGACATCGTCCTGCTCCCAAGACCACGCCCGCTCCCTGGGTCACATGGTGTACGTGCTGATCTACAACATCACCACGGTGATCCTGCCGCTGGGCCTGGTCTTCCTCTTCATGCTGCTCATCCGCCGAGCGCTCAGCGCCAgccagaagaagaaggtgatcaTCGCCGCCTTACGGACGCCTCAGAACAGCGTCTCCATTCCGTATGTGTCGCAGAGAGAGGCGGAGCTTCACGCCACCCTGCTGGCCGTGGTGCTGGCCTTCACCGTCTGCAGCGCCCCCTACGGGGTCCTGGTTGTTTATCGCACTCTTCTAGCTGACGGCGTGGATCTCCCAGGCTCCCTCTACCGCACGGCGCTGTGGCTACCCAAAGTCTCCTTGGTGACAAACCCGGTTCTGTTCCTGACCGTCAACCGCTCGGCTCGCCACAGCTGGATGGACCTCCTGGTCCGGATTCACCGGCGCTACAGTCGCAGGAACATGGTCAGCACCGGGGGCCTGGCTTCCCTCGGGCCGGACGCTGTAATCGGCGAGCCGGTGGGACTGGAGACTGCCGGGCGCTCAGGGAGTCAACTCCTGGAGATGTTCAACATCGGCCAGCAGCAGATCTTCAAACCCTccgaggaggacgaggaagacgaGGAGATCCCTTCAAAAGGAAGCCACAAATGTCGGCCAAGGATAGGGAGCAACAAGGGCGACGAGATACCGGATAAGGATTTCGTGCCGGGGTCAGGTGGAGCTTCCATGGCAGCACCTCGAACTCCGCCGGTGCACACCTGCACTTACACCTCCTGCTCCCAGGTGGCGCCAGCGACGCCTACAGAGACAGAGGACACCACACAGTTTGGTTTCGGGCCGTTCGAGTTACCGCCGCAGTGGCTGCCCGAGACCAGGAACAGTAAGAAGCGGCTGCTGCCTCCGCTGGGGAACACGCCCGAAGAGCTGATCCAGACCAAACTGCCCCGGCCGAGACCAGAGAGGCGGATCAGCAGGAACAACAAGGTCAGCACCATTCCCGCCGTGGACCCCTGA
- the gpr176 gene encoding G-protein coupled receptor 176 isoform X2, protein MLSVSPRCCWWLHALLLCKLLKFLHKLFCSVTVLSYSAIALDRYYSVLYPLERKISDARSRDLVIYIWVHALLVSLPVFAVTNVTDVYATSSCSQDHARSLGHMVYVLIYNITTVILPLGLVFLFMLLIRRALSASQKKKVIIAALRTPQNSVSIPYVSQREAELHATLLAVVLAFTVCSAPYGVLVVYRTLLADGVDLPGSLYRTALWLPKVSLVTNPVLFLTVNRSARHSWMDLLVRIHRRYSRRNMVSTGGLASLGPDAVIGEPVGLETAGRSGSQLLEMFNIGQQQIFKPSEEDEEDEEIPSKGSHKCRPRIGSNKGDEIPDKDFVPGSGGASMAAPRTPPVHTCTYTSCSQVAPATPTETEDTTQFGFGPFELPPQWLPETRNSKKRLLPPLGNTPEELIQTKLPRPRPERRISRNNKVSTIPAVDP, encoded by the exons ATGCTGAGCGTCAGCCCgcgctgctgctggtggctcCACGCGCTGCTGCTCTGCAAGCTCCTCAAGTTCCTCCACAAGCTCTTCTGCTCCGTCACCGTGCTGAGCTACAGCGCCATCGCGCTGGACAG GTACTACTCGGTGCTGTACCCTCTGGAGAGGAAGATCTCAGACGCCCGGTCCAGGGACCTGGTCATCTACATCTGGGTGCACGCGCTGCTGGTGAGCCTTCCCGTCTTCGCGGTCACCAACGTCACGGACGTCTACGCGACATCGTCCTGCTCCCAAGACCACGCCCGCTCCCTGGGTCACATGGTGTACGTGCTGATCTACAACATCACCACGGTGATCCTGCCGCTGGGCCTGGTCTTCCTCTTCATGCTGCTCATCCGCCGAGCGCTCAGCGCCAgccagaagaagaaggtgatcaTCGCCGCCTTACGGACGCCTCAGAACAGCGTCTCCATTCCGTATGTGTCGCAGAGAGAGGCGGAGCTTCACGCCACCCTGCTGGCCGTGGTGCTGGCCTTCACCGTCTGCAGCGCCCCCTACGGGGTCCTGGTTGTTTATCGCACTCTTCTAGCTGACGGCGTGGATCTCCCAGGCTCCCTCTACCGCACGGCGCTGTGGCTACCCAAAGTCTCCTTGGTGACAAACCCGGTTCTGTTCCTGACCGTCAACCGCTCGGCTCGCCACAGCTGGATGGACCTCCTGGTCCGGATTCACCGGCGCTACAGTCGCAGGAACATGGTCAGCACCGGGGGCCTGGCTTCCCTCGGGCCGGACGCTGTAATCGGCGAGCCGGTGGGACTGGAGACTGCCGGGCGCTCAGGGAGTCAACTCCTGGAGATGTTCAACATCGGCCAGCAGCAGATCTTCAAACCCTccgaggaggacgaggaagacgaGGAGATCCCTTCAAAAGGAAGCCACAAATGTCGGCCAAGGATAGGGAGCAACAAGGGCGACGAGATACCGGATAAGGATTTCGTGCCGGGGTCAGGTGGAGCTTCCATGGCAGCACCTCGAACTCCGCCGGTGCACACCTGCACTTACACCTCCTGCTCCCAGGTGGCGCCAGCGACGCCTACAGAGACAGAGGACACCACACAGTTTGGTTTCGGGCCGTTCGAGTTACCGCCGCAGTGGCTGCCCGAGACCAGGAACAGTAAGAAGCGGCTGCTGCCTCCGCTGGGGAACACGCCCGAAGAGCTGATCCAGACCAAACTGCCCCGGCCGAGACCAGAGAGGCGGATCAGCAGGAACAACAAGGTCAGCACCATTCCCGCCGTGGACCCCTGA
- the emc7b gene encoding ER membrane protein complex subunit 7: MLLREQLASSWLVMHAALVAAACGFSELEAGPGAAASTPSGGGGERFRIEGRAIVPGVKTQEWVATARVLVEGEEYVGFLRTDGSFTVNDVPSGSYVVEIVTPTFRFEPVRVDITSKGKMRARLVNYIKPSEVIRQPYPLQIRANGHHSYFMKRETWGWTDFLMNPMVMMMVLPLLIIVLLPKVVNTNDPEMRKEMEQSMNMLNPNPELPDVSELMTKLFSGSKASSSKAGAAGGSSKGARPAVKRR; this comes from the exons ATGTTATTAAGAGAGCAGTTAGCGTCCTCGTGGCTCGTCATGCACGCGGCGCTCGTCGCCGCCGCCTGCGGCTTCTCCGAGCTGGAGGCCGGGCCTGGCGCTGCTGCTAGCACGccgagcggcggcggcggcgagcgCTTTAGAATCGAGGGCAGAGCCATCGTCCCTGGCGTGAAAACCCAGGAGTGGGTGGCCACGGCGCGGGTTCTGGTGGAAGGTGAAGAATACGTCGGTTTTCTGAG GACAGACGGCAGTTTCACAGTCAATGATGTTCCGTCTGGTTCATACGTGGTGGAAATAGTGACGCCCACCTTCCGATTTGAGCCGGTGCGTGTGGATATCACATCCAAGGGGAAAATGAG AGCTCGCCTGGTGAACTACATCAAGCCCTCAGAAGTCATCAGGCAGCCGTACCCGCTCCAAATCCGAGCCAATGGCCATCACAGCTACTTCATGAAGAGGGAGACCTGGGGCTGGACCGACTTCCTCATGAACCCCATG gtgatgatgatggtgctgCCGCTGTTGATCATCGTCCTGCTGCCTAAAGTGGTCAACACCAATGACCCGGAGATGAGGAAG GAGATGGAACAGTCTATGAACATGCTGAACCCCAACCCCGAGCTCCCAGACGTCTCTGAGCTCATGACCAAGCTCTTCTCCGGCTCCAAGGCTTCGTCCAGCAAAGCCGGCGCCGCCGGCGGCAGCAGCAAGGGAGCCAGACCAGCGGTCAAGCGGAGGTAG
- the katnbl1 gene encoding KATNB1-like protein 1 has translation MKPVGIDKEDTGKERFQRQVKGHVPGKTKRLSSCKRKSCPVADVGLKLHCKGTDVGRVHDPGMANKENELMSSAEVRPYHCHDRCRIPVNSAAASKMEGASSKYMTDITELSKDHEAMTHILFERSLRLKVALTLWQKNASELVAYVTRIQDTGVLLDCLPVLTKNLQTEASCLSLGCCVDLMPQLKLILASKYEQHLLVALHWVQSIIRKWWPELSKNEKQLQDSCSEDRNVRVMRQQLKDLWKEGARLCSAPGLTGELAQTVQDSLSQLP, from the exons ATGAAGCCG GTGGGAATTGATAAGGAAGACACAGGTAAGGAAAG GTTTCAGAGACAAGTCAAAGGTCACGTTCCCGGCAAAACCAAGCGGTTGTCGTCTTGCAAGAGGAAGAGTTGCCCTGTGGCGGATGTGGGCTTGAAGCTGCACTGCAAAGGCACCGATGTAGGCCGTGTCCATGACCCTGGCATGGCCAACAAGGAAAATGAACTGATGTCCTCTGCAGAAGTGCGGCCCTATCATTGCCATGACCGCTGCCGGATCCCGGTGAACTCTGCAGCGGCCTCTAAAATGGAAGGGGCCAGCTCCAAATACATGACAGACATTACAGAG CTATCGAAGGACCACGAAGCGATGACTCACATCCTGTTTGAAAGGAGCCTCCGTCTAAAAGTCGCCCTCACGCTGTGGCAGAAAAACGCCAGTGAATTGGTGGCATATGTTACGAG AATACAAGACACCGGAGTGCTGCTCGACTGTTTACCCGTCTTAACAAAGAA CCTTCAGACCGAAGCGTCCTGTCTGTCACTTGGATGCTGCGTCGACCTCATGCCTCAGCTGAAATTGATACTCGCTAGTAAATATGAACA ACACCTGCTGGTGGCGCTACACTGGGTTCAGTCAATCATCAGGAAGTGGTGGCCGGAGCTTTCCAAGAATGAGAAACAACTGCAGGACAGTTGCTCAGAGGACAG GAACGTCCGAGTcatgaggcagcagctgaaggactTGTGGAAAGAGGGTGCGCGGTTGTGTTCGGCTCCTGGGTTAACTGGGGAACTGGCTCAG ACGGTGCAGGATTCCCTCTCTCAGCTGCCCTGA